The following are from one region of the Streptomyces fradiae genome:
- the hisD gene encoding histidinol dehydrogenase, producing MISRIDLRGETLPEGSALRDLLPRAEFDVEAALEKVRPICEDVRHHGAAAVIDYGEKFDGVRVPSLRVPAEAIARALDELDPAVRAALEESIRRARMVHREQRRTTHTTQVVPGGTVTEKWIPVERVGLYVPGGRSVYPSSVVMNVVPAQEAGVEGVAVSSPPQKEHGGLPHPTILAACALLGVDEVYAAGGAQAIAMFAYGTEGTADEPGCAPVNLVTGPGNIYVAAAKRLLKGRIGIDAEAGPTEIAILADSTADPVHVAADLISQAEHDPMAASVLVTDSAELAEATEAELKTQVAASKHVDDRIVPALAGRQSAIVLVSGLEDGLKVVDAYGAEHLEIQTADASAVADRVRNAGAIFVGPWAPVSLGDYCAGSNHVLPTGGCACHSSGLSVQSFLRGVHIVDYSRDALAEVAHHVVTLAEAEDLPAHGAAIKARFGWKVPESK from the coding sequence GTGATCTCTCGAATCGATCTGCGCGGTGAGACCCTCCCCGAGGGTTCCGCCCTGCGCGACCTGCTGCCCCGTGCCGAGTTCGACGTGGAAGCCGCCCTGGAGAAGGTGCGGCCGATCTGCGAGGACGTCCGGCATCATGGCGCCGCAGCGGTGATCGACTATGGGGAGAAATTCGACGGCGTCCGCGTCCCGAGCCTCCGCGTGCCCGCCGAGGCCATCGCCCGCGCCCTCGACGAGCTCGACCCGGCCGTCCGCGCGGCCCTGGAGGAGTCCATCCGGCGCGCCCGCATGGTCCACCGCGAGCAGCGCCGCACCACCCACACCACCCAGGTCGTGCCCGGCGGCACGGTGACCGAGAAGTGGATCCCGGTCGAACGCGTCGGTCTGTACGTGCCGGGCGGCCGCTCCGTCTACCCGTCCTCCGTCGTGATGAACGTCGTCCCGGCCCAGGAGGCCGGCGTCGAAGGCGTCGCCGTCTCCTCGCCGCCGCAGAAGGAGCACGGCGGCCTGCCGCACCCGACGATCCTCGCCGCCTGCGCCCTGCTCGGCGTCGACGAGGTCTACGCGGCGGGCGGCGCCCAGGCGATCGCCATGTTCGCGTACGGCACGGAGGGCACCGCCGACGAGCCCGGCTGCGCCCCCGTCAACCTGGTCACCGGCCCCGGCAACATCTACGTGGCCGCCGCCAAGCGCCTCCTCAAGGGGCGCATCGGCATCGACGCCGAGGCCGGCCCCACCGAGATCGCGATCCTCGCGGACTCCACGGCCGACCCGGTGCACGTCGCCGCCGACCTGATCAGCCAGGCCGAGCACGACCCGATGGCCGCCTCCGTCCTCGTCACCGACTCCGCTGAGCTCGCCGAGGCCACCGAGGCCGAGCTGAAGACCCAGGTCGCCGCCTCCAAGCACGTCGACGACCGGATCGTGCCCGCCCTGGCCGGCCGGCAGTCCGCGATCGTCCTGGTCAGCGGCTTGGAGGACGGCCTCAAGGTCGTCGACGCGTACGGCGCCGAGCACCTGGAGATCCAGACCGCCGACGCCTCCGCCGTCGCCGACCGGGTCCGCAACGCGGGCGCGATCTTCGTCGGCCCCTGGGCGCCGGTCTCCCTCGGCGACTACTGCGCCGGCTCCAACCATGTGCTGCCCACCGGCGGCTGCGCCTGCCACTCCTCCGGCCTGTCCGTGCAGTCCTTCCTCCGCGGCGTCCACATCGTGGACTACAGCCGCGACGCCCTCGCCGAGGTCGCCCACCACGTGGTGACCCTCGCCGAGGCGGAGGACCTGCCCGCGCACGGCGCCGCGATCAAGGCCCGGTTCGGTTGGAAGGTGCCCGAGAGCAAGTGA
- a CDS encoding oxidoreductase codes for MTEPREDDGMPEGLTRPERVMWRAFRVGAMCDLREGVAGRDDPFAARTVWGAQRSVRAEIVQLLLLDGPPAVSGRVAALKLRGARITGVLNLAGGTIGPYVELTGCRFDGEVVLPEAHVGTLRMVECAIPRLEAARLHTAGDLHLPRCRVERGIRLTDAQIGTDLLINQIRVWPDRRGRAITADGMVVAQDLQAELIETHGEVSLRGAKVGVSLSLRGSVLRGAQQRRALNAPQLTVERTLYLNAAWVYESSGNATATPPYGVTPAQGARRKPLECHGGVRLDDGRFGDSLDLHYARFVLDGSRREELSLRRIVTPELRFNGERPEEGRVVLNGAKVVTLIDLSSSWPGPGGLAMGGFVYENLVPYGHFPLARRLEWVAAATPEYAPEPYERLATVLRNSGEDADAREVLLAKQRRRRETLPVAGKLWGWVQDLTVAYGYRPGRAALWMAVLWAAGAFVFSRHEPVPLKPGEAPHWNASLYALDLLLPVIDLGQVGYWRLAGFWQWASTALILLGWVLATTVAAGASRLLRRG; via the coding sequence GTGACCGAGCCGCGCGAGGACGACGGGATGCCGGAGGGCCTGACCCGGCCCGAGCGGGTCATGTGGAGGGCGTTCCGGGTGGGCGCGATGTGCGATCTGAGGGAGGGGGTCGCCGGGCGGGACGATCCGTTCGCGGCGCGGACGGTGTGGGGCGCGCAGCGCAGTGTGCGGGCGGAGATCGTGCAGTTGCTGCTGCTCGACGGGCCGCCGGCGGTGTCCGGGCGGGTCGCGGCGCTGAAGCTGCGCGGGGCGCGGATCACCGGGGTGCTCAATCTGGCCGGCGGCACGATAGGGCCGTACGTGGAGCTGACCGGCTGCCGGTTCGACGGCGAGGTGGTGCTGCCGGAGGCGCACGTCGGGACGCTGCGGATGGTGGAGTGCGCGATACCCCGTCTGGAGGCGGCGCGGCTGCACACGGCGGGCGATCTGCATCTGCCGCGCTGCCGGGTGGAGCGGGGCATCCGGCTGACGGACGCCCAGATCGGCACGGATCTGCTGATCAACCAGATCCGGGTGTGGCCGGACCGGCGCGGCCGGGCGATCACGGCGGACGGCATGGTGGTGGCCCAGGACCTCCAGGCCGAGCTGATCGAGACGCACGGGGAGGTGAGTCTGCGCGGCGCGAAGGTCGGCGTGTCGCTGAGCCTGCGGGGCAGTGTGCTGCGCGGGGCGCAGCAGCGCCGCGCGCTGAACGCGCCGCAGCTGACGGTGGAGCGCACGCTCTATCTGAACGCGGCGTGGGTCTACGAATCCTCGGGGAACGCGACGGCGACCCCGCCCTACGGGGTGACGCCGGCTCAGGGCGCCCGGCGCAAACCGCTCGAGTGCCACGGCGGGGTGCGGCTCGACGACGGGCGCTTCGGCGACTCGCTCGATCTGCACTACGCCCGCTTCGTGCTCGACGGCTCGCGCCGCGAGGAGCTGTCGCTGCGCCGGATCGTCACCCCGGAGCTGCGGTTCAACGGGGAGCGGCCCGAGGAGGGCCGGGTGGTGCTCAACGGGGCGAAGGTGGTGACGCTGATCGATCTGTCCAGCAGCTGGCCGGGCCCGGGCGGCCTCGCGATGGGCGGTTTCGTCTACGAGAACCTGGTGCCGTACGGGCACTTCCCGCTGGCCCGGCGCCTGGAGTGGGTCGCGGCGGCCACCCCGGAGTACGCGCCGGAGCCGTACGAGCGCCTGGCGACCGTGCTGCGCAACAGCGGGGAGGACGCGGACGCGCGCGAGGTGCTGCTCGCCAAGCAGCGGCGGCGCCGGGAGACGCTGCCGGTGGCCGGGAAGCTGTGGGGCTGGGTGCAGGACCTGACCGTGGCCTACGGATACCGGCCGGGGCGGGCGGCGCTGTGGATGGCGGTGCTGTGGGCGGCGGGCGCTTTCGTGTTCTCGCGGCACGAGCCCGTACCGCTGAAGCCGGGCGAGGCGCCGCACTGGAACGCCTCGCTGTACGCCCTGGATCTGCTGCTTCCGGTGATCGACCTGGGTCAGGTGGGGTACTGGCGCCTGGCGGGCTTCTGGCAGTGGGCGTCGACCGCGCTGATCCTGCTCGGCTGGGTGCTTGCGACGACGGTCGCGGCGGGGGCCTCCCGGCTGTTGCGCCGGGGCTGA